ATTGAAGCGCGGCATCATCGGCACGTCGGGCAGACGCACGATCGAGAAGGTGTACGCTTCCGTGGTTGACTGGGCGCCGCCGATGTTGAGCCCCGGAATGGCAATACCACCACCGCCCTGTGGCGTGAACGTCTGCGTGGCCGTCACATTCACGTTGCGCGTGAAGGCCGCAAACTTCTCGATGTACGAGCGCGAGGCGTCAACGGCGGCGCGACGTCCGCCCGCGGTGAACTCCTGCACGCCGCCGGTGAACATGCGCGTCACTTCCACGACGGCCGCGCTATCCTTGCCATAGGCTTCGACGTTGAGGGCGGCGATGATCGGATAGAACTCGATCAGCGACATCGCGCGACGCGTGGAGAGCATGCTGTCGGTCGCGACGTTGTTGTAGTTGATGTCGCGAATGAGGATGCGATTGTCGCGGCGCTCGAAGCGGATCACGCGGTCGGGACCGAGCGTGCCGTTGATGCCGATGCCGGCGGGGGTACCGGCCAGCACGGTCGTGACCACGAAATCCTTCCCGACTTCGGCCGCGGGGATCTCGAAGTACAGGCGCGATCCCACCTGATGCACGCCGAACACGCCGGTTTTCGTCTTGGCGCGCGGCGTGATGACCGTCGCGTACGGACGCGGCACCGGGTCAGCGCCACCGCCTCCGATACCGGCGAGGCCCGCCGCGAGACCAGCAGGGAGTCCACCAGCGGGTGGCTGACCTGGGGTCGGCTGGCCCGGTGTCGGTTGACCCGGAGTCGGCGTGCCATTCTGGGCAGCGGGGCGAGCGGCAGGCGTCGGAGCGGGCGTCGGCTTCTTGGCCGGTTGACACGCGGCGAGCGCGAGCCCTGCCGCGGCCAGCGGGAGGGAGCGAAAGCGCATTGGACCTGATCGGAAAAGGGAGGGCGCGCCCGCGCATTCGGCGGGCTCCCCTAGAGTCTAGGCGAGCGCTCGGCCCGTAGCGAGTCGAAGTCTCGGGTTTCCTCTTCGCGGCATGACGACTAGAAGCCGCGCGACACGCCGACGCGCAGCATGCGCGGTTCGACGGGATGGACGTGCACATCCGCGACGCCAGTGCCAGCCTCGCCGGCAAGGCGCGAGGTATAGTAGTACTGGACGTCGCTGCTGCGCGCATTGGCGGCGTTCAACAGACTCGCCGTGAGTCGCGTACCACGAAACGTGGTGCCGACGCTCACGTTGAGTAGCGTCGTGGGCGTGCCGCGCACGCTATTGTCCTCGATCAGCGCACTCGATCCGAAGTGGCGAACACGCGCGATGGCGTGAACACCGGCCACGGGCTCCCACGTCGCGCCGGCCGTGATCACGCGCTCGAGCGCCCCCGGAATGCGATCGCTGTCCGGGCCCGCGTCCGCGAAGCGTGCGCGCGTGAAGGAAAGATCGCTATCGAGGGTGAGGGTGGTGGTCGGCTTCAGGTAGTTGGCCATCGTCACGCCTACCCGGCGACTGCGCCCCAGCGCCTCCGTGGTGCCGGCATCGCCCACGAACAGGAGCTCGCTGTCCAGCTGCAGCGACCAAACTGACGCCGTGGTGCGCAGCCATTCACCGGCCGACGTCCGAAGACCGACTTCAGCGGCACGCGAGCGGACCAGCGGGTCCACCGCGTCAACGGGTGCCCCGCTGACCGGGTCAATCCGAATCGTCGTCCCGCGGGCATCGTTGCTGTGAAAGCCGAACCCCCCGCCGAGATAGAGCTCCGTTCCGGTGGTGGGGGTGAAGACCATGGACGCTTTCGGACTGGCGATGGCGGCGCTGCGTGTGCCGCTGTTTCGCGGATCGTTGCTGCGCACGCGAAATCCGTACACGTCCTGCCGCATGCCGAGCACGGTGCGCAGGCGTGGGTGCCACCGCGACTCGAGGCTGACATAACCGCCCAGACTTCCCTGGTCGATGCCGTCGCGACGCACGGTATCGCCGCGAACGCGCGCTACGCTCCGGTAGAGTCCCACGGCAATGTCGTCGCCACGGAGCTGCACACCGCTCCGCAGCAGATGGGGAATACCGGCCACAATGCCAACCGTGGTCAGTTCGGCGTTCACACCGCCCAGCGTGCGGTCGTCGGTTTGGTTGATCTGATCGCCCGCTGCGGCATTGTCGAGGAAATACGTAAAGTTCGAGAAGAGCGTCAGCGCGTGGCGCACCACAAACGCGTCAACGGTTAGCGAGCCGCGCTTCCGCGTGCGCGTCCAGGCGAGGGAGAGACTCTGCCGCTGCGCGTCACCTCCCAGCGTGGGATCGACCTGTCCAAAACGCCCGATGGCGCCCGAGGCGACTACCCGACTGGGAATCTGATCGGTGGAGTTCCATCGATTGGCGTAGCCAAGTGCCAGCAGCGAGAGCTCATTGGTCCGTCCGCGCCAGGTCCAGCGTGCCATGCCGCTGAACTTTCCCAGGCGCTGCGGCTGCTCCCATGGTCCATCGTACTGCTTTGCTTCGCCGCCAAGGAGTAACTGACTTCGGCCCTTCGTCGTCCCCGCGCCAAGTACCGTGCGTCGGTAGCCGAACGCGCCGCTCTCGAGCAACGCAACAGGCGACGCAAACGATCGCGCCAGGTGCAGCGTGGCGCCGCCGGCGCTGCCGAAGTCGCCGATCTCCGCAAACATGGGCCCAAGTTTGTACTCGAGATGATCGACGAACTCGGGGATGAGTTGATTGAGGTCGGTATAGCCGTGCCCGTGCCCGTGCGTAGGAAGGTTGAGTGGCATGGACTCGAGGCGCGTTTGAAAGTCGGTGCCGTGATCGAGATTGAATCCGCGCACGACCATTTGATTGGCTTTGCCGTCTCCGCTGTGCTGCGTGAGGATCATGCCGGGCACGGCTTCGAGAATCTCGCCTTCACGTTGGAGCGGACGCAGCCGCAGATCGGCGCGACCGACGCGGCCCTGAGAGGCGGTCGTCGCCACCCCGACGAGGTCGTCGGCGCGTCCCCGTACGCGCACGGTGCGCAAGGTCGTCAACGTCGACGAGTCCGCGCGCGCCCTGACCGTTGCGCTCGTGTCGGTCTGTTGTGCCGAGAGAGCGCCAACCAGAGAGGCGGAGGCAATCGCCCCGGACAGGAGGTGACAGCTGGCACGGGAGGTGAGGCGCATTGATCGTTGCGTAAAAATGAAAGGGCAAGGCGTAGTACGAACCCATTGCCATACGTCGGGCACCTTCACTTGGATGGATGGGGGTAGGGGTTCTTGCTGGCGCACCTTGTGCAATGGTGAAGAAATCCAATCCGGGGCGAGCGCCGTAGACCCTGTGTTGCCCAGTGAACGACTGTGCCTTCTCGTTCAAATCACGCTCTCCCACACCAGGACCTCTCTGTGGACATCTCCTTTCTCTCCCGACGCGCCACGCGCGTCGTCGCACTGGTCGCTGCCGTCGGCTCGATCGGTGTCGCCGGTGCGGTATACGCATCGGATCACCAGGACACGCCGGAAGTCGAGTTGAATCCGCGCATGGACATCAACGACGTCTATGCGTTTCCTGGCTCGTCGGCCGATCGCATTGCCCTGATCATGACGACGTCGAGCCCCATTGCCGGCACGACCGCGTCGTTCGATCCGGACCTGCTGTATCAGCTCAAGGTCGACAACAGCGGCGATGCGATCGAAGACTTGGTGTTCCAGGTCACGTTCGACAACGGCGTCGGTGCGGCGCAGAAGTACACCGTGCGTGGGCCCGTTGCCCCGACGATGACCGGCACGAAGTCGTCTCTCGTCACCACCGGCCCGGTGCTCACGGGCACGGTTGGCAGCATTGGCGGCTCGGCCACCGGCACGCAGGTGTTCACGGGCGTGCGCGCTGATCCGTTCGTGATCGATCTCGAGCAGTTCTTCAACATCATTCCGGACCGTCGTCCGTCGACCGGTCCGTTGTCTGGCCCGGCCACGCCGACCGCTACGGCATTCCGTACGCCTGGCATCGACTTCCTGCGTCCATTCAACACGCTCGCGATCGCCATCGAACTCCCGAAGGCCCTGCTGCAGTCGAACACGGCCGCGACCGCCAACTTCGGCGTCTGGGGCACGATCAGCCGATGAACGCCAATCTCAACTCTCACGGAGCCCTGCGCATGCGCCGCTCACTCGCTACTCGTTTGTTCACCGTCGCGCTTGCTCTCCCGCTGTTCGCTGCGTGCAGCGATGACGACAACGGGGGCACGATCACTGACCCAATCGTCACCACCCCGCGTGTGTACTCGCAGGTCGAGCGCCTCGGCAATCCGCTGGTGAGCGAAGTGTTCTTCGCCAAGCGCGATCACGGCTTGCACAACACGACCGCGCCGGCCACCGACATCACGAACGGTTTCCGCACGAAGATCAAGGCCTTCACGGATGCCTTCAACCGTGGCAACACGATCGGCACCACGCTCGGCGCCGTGCTGGTGCCCGACATGCTCATGGTGTATCCGAACCGTGCCGGATCGACTTCGGGCTGGCTGAGCTGGGCGCTCGCCAGTGGCTACGGTGGTCGCAATCTGAAGGACGACGTGGTCGATGCTGGTCTGACGGCGACGTTCGGCAATCTGCTCGACCCCGCTGCCACGGTATTGCCCGGCTTGACGTCGGACAACATCAGCACGTCGGTGCGTACGTACGGCACAGCGTTCCCGTATCTCGAAGCGGCACGATGAATCCCCGGCTGATGATGTGGCCGGCGGCGATTGGAATCACGATCGCCGGTCTTGGCGGAGTGGCGTATC
This Gemmatimonas sp. DNA region includes the following protein-coding sequences:
- a CDS encoding TonB-dependent receptor: MRLTSRASCHLLSGAIASASLVGALSAQQTDTSATVRARADSSTLTTLRTVRVRGRADDLVGVATTASQGRVGRADLRLRPLQREGEILEAVPGMILTQHSGDGKANQMVVRGFNLDHGTDFQTRLESMPLNLPTHGHGHGYTDLNQLIPEFVDHLEYKLGPMFAEIGDFGSAGGATLHLARSFASPVALLESGAFGYRRTVLGAGTTKGRSQLLLGGEAKQYDGPWEQPQRLGKFSGMARWTWRGRTNELSLLALGYANRWNSTDQIPSRVVASGAIGRFGQVDPTLGGDAQRQSLSLAWTRTRKRGSLTVDAFVVRHALTLFSNFTYFLDNAAAGDQINQTDDRTLGGVNAELTTVGIVAGIPHLLRSGVQLRGDDIAVGLYRSVARVRGDTVRRDGIDQGSLGGYVSLESRWHPRLRTVLGMRQDVYGFRVRSNDPRNSGTRSAAIASPKASMVFTPTTGTELYLGGGFGFHSNDARGTTIRIDPVSGAPVDAVDPLVRSRAAEVGLRTSAGEWLRTTASVWSLQLDSELLFVGDAGTTEALGRSRRVGVTMANYLKPTTTLTLDSDLSFTRARFADAGPDSDRIPGALERVITAGATWEPVAGVHAIARVRHFGSSALIEDNSVRGTPTTLLNVSVGTTFRGTRLTASLLNAANARSSDVQYYYTSRLAGEAGTGVADVHVHPVEPRMLRVGVSRGF
- a CDS encoding DUF4331 family protein, with protein sequence MDISFLSRRATRVVALVAAVGSIGVAGAVYASDHQDTPEVELNPRMDINDVYAFPGSSADRIALIMTTSSPIAGTTASFDPDLLYQLKVDNSGDAIEDLVFQVTFDNGVGAAQKYTVRGPVAPTMTGTKSSLVTTGPVLTGTVGSIGGSATGTQVFTGVRADPFVIDLEQFFNIIPDRRPSTGPLSGPATPTATAFRTPGIDFLRPFNTLAIAIELPKALLQSNTAATANFGVWGTISR
- a CDS encoding DUF4331 family protein, with product MRRSLATRLFTVALALPLFAACSDDDNGGTITDPIVTTPRVYSQVERLGNPLVSEVFFAKRDHGLHNTTAPATDITNGFRTKIKAFTDAFNRGNTIGTTLGAVLVPDMLMVYPNRAGSTSGWLSWALASGYGGRNLKDDVVDAGLTATFGNLLDPAATVLPGLTSDNISTSVRTYGTAFPYLEAAR